The region CTTCCTCAAATAATTTTGCCAAATGTAGAAATTCATGTTTTCTGCTTTTCATTTGTTGTTCTCTTTCAGTAAGCTGTTCCAGGAATTTCATAAACTTGCTGATTGTTTCGTTCGTCTGTTTAAGCAGATAATTGACATATCGTTCGCCGTATTCATCTTGGACAAACCATTTTTGAATCCCATTCCATTGCATTTGATAGATTTCCGCCATCTCTTCATCTTTGATTTCTTCTTCCAAGTTTGGCTTGTCCTTTTGATAGATGATTAGTTCCTTAATAGCCCGATCGACAAGTCCTCTATTTTGAATATCCTTTAATGCATATTCCATAATAAAGGTATTATTTTGTAAAGCGATGATGAAATCGGTCAAATAGGTAGTGAATTTGACCCGAAATGCACTAATATCCTTGCTTTGCATTGCTTCTTCAATATTTCTGCTTTGGATAATACCAAGATAGTCCGAAGCTTCCTCTCGTAATGTCTTAAACCGTTTGATCATATCTGTCCAAAGTTCGTTGAATTCTGAACGTTCGTCTTTGGATAAGGGTGAGTCGAACGCCATTTTTTGAAATTGCAACACGAGCGCTGCCAATGAGCTGACCATCTTTGAATCCAGGGAACCTTTGATGCGATGAATCTGACCATCCAGTTTTTCCAGCATCCGTTCGATTTCGATGGTTTCATCAGTGCATTGATAGCGTAGCCTGCTTCGGTTATAATCCTGGATTTTGCTTACACGGGAATTATCTGCATGTGAAACAACATTGCCCCATTCTTCCAATTGTTTTAAGTCCTCATCTAATTGTTTTTCGGTATAATCGGTAAACAATTGCAAGGTGTCGTTTTCAATAATATGGTTAAAAATATCACCTTGCAAAGCAGGAGGACCATAGTAGTACTCATGCTGCTGGTATAAGTAATGAATGATACTTGTATAGCGTCTATAATTAGGTTCTGATAAATATTTTGCTTTTACAAAGGGGGATAGCATTCGTTGTTCTAACTTCATGTTACGAGCCACCTTTCGACAAAATTATAACATGTACTGTCTTGATGAAACAGCTTTTTATATGAGATTTATGTCTAAAGCATAGCTGGAAAGAAAATTCAAATAAAGCGAAACTGCATTCATTGGGGGTTTCCCTTCCACCACCAACTTCACATTTTACTATTCATTTAATTATAAGTATTCTATGTTATAATGATATTAATAAAAGGGCACACTTCATCATATGTTATCCAAAAGGATGTGATGTAATGTGTGATAAGAAGGAGGAAAAAGATATGGATACAGTAATCAAACACAAACCTATTAAATCAGCAGAAATTAATTTTAAGTCTGAAAAAGAGTACGATGATTTTGTTAAAATGTTAAACAATCCTCCAGAACCCAATGAACGTGTGAAAAAACTGATGAAACAATATCAAAGTTGGAAAGATAATTCTGGATGGAAGAAGTAAATTCTCTCTTTGAAGAATGGTTAAATATAAAACATAAGAACAATAATAAGTGATTTCAGATGTACGGATGCTGACGGGGATGACCATGTGCAAATATTCCTACAAGAGGAATCACTTGAATTAATGGAAAGGAATGTGGTCAGAACACGTTTGGTTCTTGATGGAAATAAAAATTTAATTGGCTTCTATTCATTATTTAACAATGTAGTTAAAATCAATAAGAGCAAAAGAGAAGAATTAAATGTGTTCCTTCCCCATGAAGTTAAAGAGATTCCTGCGATCAGGCTTCATTATTTAGGTGTAGACAATAATTATATGAAACAGGGTTATGGAAGTTTTCTTATGAGTTCGGTTTTATATAATTGCGCTAAAGTTGCCCAAATGTCTGGCTGTTCTTTGATTACTGTAGAATCAACTAAAAGTGCCGAGGGCTTTTATGCTAAACACGGATTCATGCATATAAGGTCGGAAGGAAAGTTTGATATGATGGGGATGAATACAAAAGGGTTAATAGAATTGTTGGATAGTTGAAATAATAGTATCATCTTTTATTTTGATGTTTGTAAATAGTAATTGTTTAATCCCTATCGTAAAACAGATAGGGATTATTTAGTGGTTAATGATGTTTAAATAAATGCGTATGGTAAAAAAGGGTTACTTTATCAACCACACATTAAGACTACCAACAAAATCTATTTTACACCACAATATTCAACAACACACTCAGCGTCACAACACTCGCCAATGTGGCAATCAATGTAATACTAGACACCAACTCTGGCTCGGTATCAAACTCGATGGCATACATAGTCGTTGTTGCAGCGGTTGGCATCGCGGAAATAATAATCAGCACTGCCGCGATAACAGGATCAACATCGACAATTAGTACAAAAGCCCAAGCAATAATTGGCGCTGCGATCATTTTTAGTATTACTGCTGAGGTAACAACTTGCCAGTTAAGTTTCAAACCTGTTATCGAACCAAGCTGCATGCCAAGCATAATCATCATGACCGGTATGGCAGCATCTCCAACCATGGACAAGGTAGAATGGATAGCGTTTGGAATGCCAACTGAAAAATAATGAAGGATAAATGCTAGAATTGCTGCGTACGTGGTTGGCATTTTCATCACGTTTAGGAGCGCCCGTTTCATTCCACTCGTACTTCTTGAAGCATAATAGATTCCAAAGAAATTATTTTGCAACGATTGAATCACCATAATAAAAATCGCATACGGTACAGCTGCCTCGCCTACGCTGAACAGCACTACTGGTAAACCATAATTACCTGAATTCATAAAACCTGTTGCCAGAATGGATGCACTCTCTGTATTTCGATCCCACTTGAAAATTTTTGCCAGGATTTTATTTAATAACACCATGACATAAAATAGAAGAAACATGAATACGAGTACGACCAAAAAGCCACGATCAAATTCTGCATCATATAAAGTAGTAAATACTAACGCCGGTGACAATATATATAAGGAAACCGCCGCCACCGATGATACATCCAACACCCGCATCCGTTGTAAAATAAACCCTGAAGCAAACACCGCCATAATTGGCAAAATTACACTAAGAAACAAACCCATCAACAAACATCTCCATCTAATCAAACTAAGGAATAGTGTATCATATTTGTGTTAGATGGGCAGACTGTGCAACTTGACTCACTCGTCCCATAACCTTTCCTTGTTTTTTTCAGATAAATATGGTTGAATTTAGGAATAAGAAAATTGAAATATCTCCTTTCAATGGGGTGAAATATCTATGTTTGATTATGAAATGCTATTACGGCTGGTGATTTCCGCAGTGCTCGGTTTGGTGATTGGGCTTGAGCGTGAGTATAAGGGGAAGCCGTTGGGATTAAAGACGTGTTTGGTTATTTCGATTACAAGCTGTTTATTGACCATTGTTTCGATTCAGTCGGCATACATATTTCCTGATTCGGATTATATTACGATTCGAATGGATCCGCTTCGTTTGGCAGCACAAATTGTTTCCGGTGTTGGTTTTCTGGGTGCTGGGGTTATTTTGCGGAGGGAGGATGACACGATTTCCGGGTTGACCACTGCAGCAATGGTTTGGGGTGCTGCTGGGGTTGGGCTGGCAACCGGTGCGGGTTTTTATGTGGAATCTATCGTTGGCGTGGTGTTGTTGATGGGCAGTGTGGAATTGCTTCCAGCGTTAAGTAATCATGTGAAGAGGCGATTTTTTCATTCCCGGGATTTGACTTTAAGAATTGGGGTGAAGGATCGGGGGGACATACCAGATGTGATTGCCAAAGTCGAAAAAGAAGTTCGTTCGATCAAAAAAATCCGGATCAAGGAAAGTAAGGACAGGCCATTTTTAATTGTGCTAAAGGTTAACATTACAGGGAAATTAAAAGCCACTGACCTGTATATGAAATTATCGCAAATCGAGGGCGTGGAGACGATGGATATCAGAGAATGAAGGCGGAAACAAAACAGGAAATGGTTAAACTGGAGCGTTTTTGTTTTAGCCCAAAGACAGACATTAAGTTAAACATGTCATTTATATTAAACTTTTGAACTATACTTCCAATAGGCATACAATAAAAATATATCATCAAGAGGGGGGAATCCAAATGTCCGAAAACATTTCCAAAGATATGATCAACGAGCTTTCAGAAGCTATCCATGATCACCCTGAAAGTGAAGTCATCATGCACGCCATCAAGAAAAACGGTTTTCAAGCTGCAACAGAAAATATGGCTTCATCCATCGAAATGAATCCAGTGTTTTCCGAAGAACTGGATACAGGTAAAGCGTTTAACCAGGAGCAAAGCGGTCGCTGCTGGATGTTTGCTGCGTTAAATACTTTTTCGCATAAGCTTAACAAGCAATTTAATCTCAAAGACTTTGAGCTGTCACAAAACTATGTGAACTTCTGGGATAAATTTGAAAAAGCAAACTATTTCTATGAAAATATTTTGGAAACAGCTGATCAACCGCTTGAGGGTAGATTGGTAGCTTGGTTGCTGACAACACCGCAACAAGACGGTGGACAGTGGGATATGTTTGTTTCACTAATTGAAAAATACGGTGTAGTGCCTAAAAAGGTGATGCCAGAAACATTTCATAGCAGAAAATCGAGCGAATTAAATCATCTGTTGAATGCAAAATTACGCAAAGACGCGATCCAACTCCGCAAATTACAGCAAGAAGGAAAAGATAACTTGCAGCAGGTAAAAGCCGATATGCTCTCTGAAGTGTATAAACTGCTTGTTTACGCACTGGGCGAACCACCAAAAACATTTGATTTTGAATATCGGGATGAAGCGGAGGTCTTTCATCGGGAACAAGATTTAACACCGCAGACATTTTTCCAAAAATATGTTGACGTTGATTTAAACGACTACGTGAGCATTATACATGCACCAACACAAGATAAACCTTATGGAAAAACCTACACGGTACAATATTTGGGAAATGTAGTTGGAGGTACGCCGATCAAATATCTAAATGTCGATATGGAGACATTGAAAAACCTCGCTATTCAGCAAATAAAAGATAAGGAAAGCGTCTGGTTCGGCTGTGATGTTGGGCAGGATTCCAATCGTAAAGACGGTGTCATGGATACGGCTTTGTACGATTATGAAAAAGCTTTGGGCTATTCTACAAAGATGTCCAAAGCCGAGCGTCTTGATTACCATGATGGAATGCTAACACATGCGATGGTGCTGACAGGTGTCAACCTTGTAGATGACAAACCTAACCGATGGAAGGTTGAAAACAGCTGGGGAGAAAAGGTAGGCAACAAGGGTTATTTCGTAATGAGTGATGATTGGATGGATGAGTATACCTATCAAGTTGTTATTAACAAGAAATTCCTTTCAGACCAGCTAAAAAATGCCTGGGAGCAAGAACCAATCGTATTAGAGCCGTGGGATCCGATGGGTTCATTGGCTTTGATGAAATAAACATACCATTTCGAGAATGAAAATTAGTGTAGTGGGGATTTATCACGCATTAACGGGCTGTAATAATACCCCCGCCTCTAAGCGTGAGTAAACATAAAACGTGAAAGGTAAACAGTCCGTATATTCCTGATTGCACGATGAAGTTTCACTTTATGCAAAAAAAGCTGGCAAGTATTCTATCGTTGCCGGCCTTTTTTGTATGGATCAATATGGTAAGGGTAATGGTAAAGCAACTTCAATAAATGCAGAAAAAATATTTTTTATTGTTGTACTAGCCCAGTTCCATTGAATGCCTGGAACCTCACGTATAAGTAATATTTTTGTCGGTAACTATAACTTTTTTGATGTATTATGAAAAAACGCTTGTTCTTATTTTTCTTTTCTGATATATTAAAAATAGATTTAGAACCTTGGCCTCCTACTTCATACCCTCGTAAAGGAAGTGCTGTATTGACAGTAACCACAGTAGTAAAAGAAGAATCCCCCGGCTACACCAGACATGACCAACTATTCAAACAATTAATCAACACATTTTTTGAAGAATTTTTGGAAGCATTTTTTCCTGACATTCATCACAATATTGATTTTCATTCGATCCAACCTTATCCGCAAGAAGTTTACACAGATCTAATCCAAGGGAATACAAGAAGACTGGATATTATCGTTGAAACGAAACTAAAGAGTACAGATACCGTCATTATCGTTCACATTGAACCGCAAAACGAAAAACAAGATAATTTTCATGAGCGGATGTTTCGTTATTTCAGTTTGATGTATAATAAATACCAGAAGCCTATTGTACCGATAGCCATATTTAGTTATAGCGAAAAGTGGGAACGTGATGAATATACGATGGAATTTCCGTTTGCCCATGTGTTAACGTTTCAATATTTGACGCTACACTTGCGTAAAAAGAACTGGAGAGACTATATCAAGTCTGACAATCCAGCAGCCGCGGCATTATTGAGTAAAATGGGTTATAAAAAGGAAGAAAAAGTACAGGTGAAAATCGAGTTTTTACGAATGATGACCCGAATGGAATTGGACCCGGCACGTGAGAGATTAATTTATGGCTTTTTCGAGACCTATTTAATACTGTCTGAAAAGGAGGAAGAAGAAATGGCGAAGGAAATCAAACAGTTGCCTGATGCGGAAAAAATAATGGAGTTACCGATTTCGTATGAAGAGCGTGGAATTGAGAAAGGGAAAGAAATTGGCAAAGAAATTAGAACCAAAGAAGTAGCACGTGAGATGTTGAAAAAAGGGATGTCCATTGAACTGATTGCTGAAGTGACCCGCTTGTCTGAACAGGAGATTAAGCAATTGTAAAAATTGTCGGATTGAATGTGATGGATCCAAAACATGAAGGCTAAGTTTTTGGATCCATCTTTTTTAAACCATTGGAACACTTGATGAAACCTGGTTGTCTAGGGGATACGGTGATTAAACACTATCCTCGTTTCTGCTTTTGGTTTTCCATTTTGAAACGTGCTCTCAAATCACATGCAATCTCTGGATTTATGTCGTTATTTTAATTTAGAGTCGAGATACTTAGGTGTATATCAAAACTTAAGTAATACCTAAGCATGCAAGTTGACATTTTTCATCATTCGTATTAATATTTTCTTTGTTGAAATCAATGCTTCTGATGCTGCGAAAGTAGTTCAGTTGGTAGAACATCACCTTCCCAAGGTGAGGGTCGCGGGTTCGAATCCCGTCTTTCGCTCCAAGTGCGGGAAGTGGCTCAGCTTGGTAGAGCGCCACGTTCGGGACGTGGAGGTCGCAGGTTCAAGTCCTGTCTTCCCGATTATTATAAAAAAATAAGGGGCCTTAGCTCAGCTGGGAGAGCGCCTGCTTTGCACGCAGGAGGTCAGCGGTTCGATCCCGCTAGGCTCCATCGATGAAAAGACGAAGGTGATATACTATCCTTCGTCGTTTTACCTTTATAAGTTTGCTGATTCTGCTTTCATTTGCTTTTGAGTCTTTAATGTTTTCCAAGCAACATTTTTTCATAATCTAAGGTTAGACTTCAATGGAAATGTAGCATCTGCACTTCATGTCTATTAAAGTGTACTACCTTTAGTGAAGAAGACCACCGCATGATTTGGAACGGATAAGACATAAAGCCGATGGGAAAGTTGAACGCTAGGGCATAAGGTCAATCTGATATGAAGGGAAATCACTTGAGTAGCTGATTATATTCCATAAGCATTGTCGGAAAAAGTCAGGACAAGAAAATCACCTTCCTGCCCCTAGTGTATCGCTCCACCTATTTCCCGAATATCCTCTTTTTCATTTGCGGCGGTGACGGCAGCAATTTCCAACCCACGGACAATCGTCTCCAGACTTAAACTTGGTGCATCTTTATCAGCGGTTTGTACTGGAATAAAGGGAATATGGATAAAGCCTCCACGTATTTTCGGAGCTTCCGTTGCCAGATAGTTCATCAATCCATAAAAAAGATGGTTGCAAACAAAAGTGCCGGCTGTATTGGAAACAGCTGCTGGAATAGCTGCTTCTCGCATGTCGCGAACGATCCGTTTGATCGGTAATGTAGACCAATAGGCCACAGGACCATCCTCGACGATTTGTTCATCTATTGGTTGTTTTTGCCTATTATCTGGAATACGCGCATCGTCGACATTGATAGCAACCCTCTCCATGGTGATTTGTGTACGGCCGCCAGCTTGTCCCACGCAAATAACGACATCAGGTTTATGTGTGTCAATAGCTTTTTTTACTGCATCAATTGATTCATGAAATACAGTGGGAACCTCTTGGGTAATAATCTCCAAACCCCCACTCAATATCTTTCCTTCCAATTGTTTCACTGCTTCAAGTGCAGGATTTATTTTATCATCGCCAAATGGATCGAACCCTGTTAGTAATACTTTTTTTACCATTGAAAAATACTCCTATCTTATTAATAAATACATCAGAATAATATTGAAACCGAGAACAATGAGTGCGGTTGGGGCTTGTACACGGATGACATGATTTTTATCCTTCAAGTCTAACAACGCTGCTGGAACAATATTGAAATTCGCTGCCATTGGCGTCATTAGTGTTCCGCAATAACCGGCAAACATTGCAATTGCCGCTATCTGGTTTGGATTCGCGTTAAAATTATTGATCAAAAATGGAATTGCTACCCCTGCTGCCATAACTGGAAACGCTGCAAAGGCATTTCCCATTACAAGCGTAAATAACGCCATCCCGATAAGAAAAACAAATACACCCCAGAATAATGAATGTTCAGGAATAACTTTGGTAACTACATCCGAAACAACTTCTCCAACTCCAGCCTTGTTAAATATAGTTCCTAACGTTGCTAGTAGTTGTGGCAATACTACCGCCCAGCCAATCGCCTCCAGAAGTCGTCGCGATTCTTTTATGGTTGTTCGTGGCGTACTTTTTGTTAACGCCATCGCGGTAATAATGGCGATGATACAAGCCAATCCTAATGCCACCAGTGTCGGGTTTTCCGGATCAAATAATACCATCGAATTAATTTTTATTCCGCCTAATAGTTTTGAACCTATTACCGTTAAAATCGGAATTAGTAACGCTGGCAAAAATAGTAGATTTCCTAAACGTTTGCGGCTAGTTTCTCTTTCCTGCTCAGTCGCTTCACCGTATTCACCTTTACGAAGCCCACCCATACCAACGATAATGACCATAATAATGACCAATACACCGATATAAAAGGGGGGTATCACTTTTCCGAATAATAGTGTAATGGCGTAAATAAAGTAGAACAACCCAGATTGGATTCTGTGAGTATTTGCTTTATCCATAAACGTATAAAATGAACAGCATAAACCTATGATTCCCATTATAATATAGATGAATTCAACCGAAAAGATCATGCACTCACATCCTTATTGTTGTTCCGTTTCGGATTTTTGCATTTTTAGGACTAAATTTCTGTTTCAGTTTTTTATCAAATCGATGAAGTCGAATCGAATGGACAATAAATGCAAAAATTGCTGTTGGAATGCCCCAGAGTGCCATCATAATTGGGTCTGAATCAATCCCATTTTGGTCAAAGAATCCTTTCATTAAAAGAATTCCACCGACTGCCACGAAAATATCCTCTCCAAAGAATAATCCAATATTATCAGCTGCTGCGGCATGGGCTCGAATGTCTTCTTTGTCCTTTTTAGGAATTTTTCCGTATTTTGCTTCTGCAGCTCCTTCAGCCATCGGAGAAATTAATGGCCGGACTGTTTGAGGATGTCCACCAATACTATTAAGACCGAGCGCAGCACCGATTTCACGAATGAGTAGATAAATATTGATAA is a window of Lentibacillus daqui DNA encoding:
- a CDS encoding DUF979 domain-containing protein, translating into MIFSVEFIYIIMGIIGLCCSFYTFMDKANTHRIQSGLFYFIYAITLLFGKVIPPFYIGVLVIIMVIIVGMGGLRKGEYGEATEQERETSRKRLGNLLFLPALLIPILTVIGSKLLGGIKINSMVLFDPENPTLVALGLACIIAIITAMALTKSTPRTTIKESRRLLEAIGWAVVLPQLLATLGTIFNKAGVGEVVSDVVTKVIPEHSLFWGVFVFLIGMALFTLVMGNAFAAFPVMAAGVAIPFLINNFNANPNQIAAIAMFAGYCGTLMTPMAANFNIVPAALLDLKDKNHVIRVQAPTALIVLGFNIILMYLLIR
- a CDS encoding AEC family transporter; the protein is MGLFLSVILPIMAVFASGFILQRMRVLDVSSVAAVSLYILSPALVFTTLYDAEFDRGFLVVLVFMFLLFYVMVLLNKILAKIFKWDRNTESASILATGFMNSGNYGLPVVLFSVGEAAVPYAIFIMVIQSLQNNFFGIYYASRSTSGMKRALLNVMKMPTTYAAILAFILHYFSVGIPNAIHSTLSMVGDAAIPVMMIMLGMQLGSITGLKLNWQVVTSAVILKMIAAPIIAWAFVLIVDVDPVIAAVLIIISAMPTAATTTMYAIEFDTEPELVSSITLIATLASVVTLSVLLNIVV
- a CDS encoding DUF969 domain-containing protein, producing MVLIGVALIVIGFAFRLNSLVVVTVSGLITGLIGGLSITDIITQFGEAFTTNRYMSILIVTLPVIGLLEKSGLQNQAAKLVSKIKAATAGRIINIYLLIREIGAALGLNSIGGHPQTVRPLISPMAEGAAEAKYGKIPKKDKEDIRAHAAAADNIGLFFGEDIFVAVGGILLMKGFFDQNGIDSDPIMMALWGIPTAIFAFIVHSIRLHRFDKKLKQKFSPKNAKIRNGTTIRM
- a CDS encoding TIGR02677 family protein, coding for MKLEQRMLSPFVKAKYLSEPNYRRYTSIIHYLYQQHEYYYGPPALQGDIFNHIIENDTLQLFTDYTEKQLDEDLKQLEEWGNVVSHADNSRVSKIQDYNRSRLRYQCTDETIEIERMLEKLDGQIHRIKGSLDSKMVSSLAALVLQFQKMAFDSPLSKDERSEFNELWTDMIKRFKTLREEASDYLGIIQSRNIEEAMQSKDISAFRVKFTTYLTDFIIALQNNTFIMEYALKDIQNRGLVDRAIKELIIYQKDKPNLEEEIKDEEMAEIYQMQWNGIQKWFVQDEYGERYVNYLLKQTNETISKFMKFLEQLTEREQQMKSRKHEFLHLAKLFEEEENFDNCLQMFGAITNIENPPHFFSERNQEIYPDETIIEQGPETKALNNVKTAGVRKKKQIAVIEPSDEDKQLLEDLRRQKAYEEEQLAAFTQRGRVELGKIEKVESFILHAILEWISKANSTKTKRGKTDNGVKYYIKRNSNQLITVQTTEGTLTMDDYVINFEV
- a CDS encoding transposase is translated as MTVTTVVKEESPGYTRHDQLFKQLINTFFEEFLEAFFPDIHHNIDFHSIQPYPQEVYTDLIQGNTRRLDIIVETKLKSTDTVIIVHIEPQNEKQDNFHERMFRYFSLMYNKYQKPIVPIAIFSYSEKWERDEYTMEFPFAHVLTFQYLTLHLRKKNWRDYIKSDNPAAAALLSKMGYKKEEKVQVKIEFLRMMTRMELDPARERLIYGFFETYLILSEKEEEEMAKEIKQLPDAEKIMELPISYEERGIEKGKEIGKEIRTKEVAREMLKKGMSIELIAEVTRLSEQEIKQL
- a CDS encoding GNAT family N-acetyltransferase, which gives rise to MERNVVRTRLVLDGNKNLIGFYSLFNNVVKINKSKREELNVFLPHEVKEIPAIRLHYLGVDNNYMKQGYGSFLMSSVLYNCAKVAQMSGCSLITVESTKSAEGFYAKHGFMHIRSEGKFDMMGMNTKGLIELLDS
- a CDS encoding C1 family peptidase: MSENISKDMINELSEAIHDHPESEVIMHAIKKNGFQAATENMASSIEMNPVFSEELDTGKAFNQEQSGRCWMFAALNTFSHKLNKQFNLKDFELSQNYVNFWDKFEKANYFYENILETADQPLEGRLVAWLLTTPQQDGGQWDMFVSLIEKYGVVPKKVMPETFHSRKSSELNHLLNAKLRKDAIQLRKLQQEGKDNLQQVKADMLSEVYKLLVYALGEPPKTFDFEYRDEAEVFHREQDLTPQTFFQKYVDVDLNDYVSIIHAPTQDKPYGKTYTVQYLGNVVGGTPIKYLNVDMETLKNLAIQQIKDKESVWFGCDVGQDSNRKDGVMDTALYDYEKALGYSTKMSKAERLDYHDGMLTHAMVLTGVNLVDDKPNRWKVENSWGEKVGNKGYFVMSDDWMDEYTYQVVINKKFLSDQLKNAWEQEPIVLEPWDPMGSLALMK
- a CDS encoding MgtC/SapB family protein, producing the protein MFDYEMLLRLVISAVLGLVIGLEREYKGKPLGLKTCLVISITSCLLTIVSIQSAYIFPDSDYITIRMDPLRLAAQIVSGVGFLGAGVILRREDDTISGLTTAAMVWGAAGVGLATGAGFYVESIVGVVLLMGSVELLPALSNHVKRRFFHSRDLTLRIGVKDRGDIPDVIAKVEKEVRSIKKIRIKESKDRPFLIVLKVNITGKLKATDLYMKLSQIEGVETMDIRE
- a CDS encoding DUF1778 domain-containing protein encodes the protein MDTVIKHKPIKSAEINFKSEKEYDDFVKMLNNPPEPNERVKKLMKQYQSWKDNSGWKK
- the pcp gene encoding pyroglutamyl-peptidase I, which codes for MVKKVLLTGFDPFGDDKINPALEAVKQLEGKILSGGLEIITQEVPTVFHESIDAVKKAIDTHKPDVVICVGQAGGRTQITMERVAINVDDARIPDNRQKQPIDEQIVEDGPVAYWSTLPIKRIVRDMREAAIPAAVSNTAGTFVCNHLFYGLMNYLATEAPKIRGGFIHIPFIPVQTADKDAPSLSLETIVRGLEIAAVTAANEKEDIREIGGAIH